The Raphanus sativus cultivar WK10039 chromosome 6, ASM80110v3, whole genome shotgun sequence sequence AAGGAAAGTCAGTGGCAGTAAGCAACAAAAGTATTcaataaaatatgcattaacaaaataaaatatgagttaacaaaataaaataaatagactGAGGTCGTTCTCTGATCGGCCTTGAGAAGCGTGCCATCGATAGGACTCGATGTCAAGTGCGATCCGATAAATCATCATCCATTATTTATAGGCTCTAAATGGTGACCAAAGGAATGAGTGGGAATAGGTAATTCCTCTTTATTCCTCAAATTTTACACCATTCATATGGAATATTATTTTCCTAATGttccttctcattccttttaatttaaggaattatagagtaaaaatattCCTTATAAAATCTGGCAAGGAACAAGAAGGAATAAGTATTCCTATTATTTTGTTCCTCTGCATTCCATTCCTCTTTGTTCCTATTATTCCATTtgtggtcaccagttagagccaTAGTATATACTAGTATTGTTTTGACTgttgataaaaagaaacaatACTATTgtttttactatattatttttgtttgtccaCCATTTgttatacatttttttggtGTAAACATTTGTTATACATTTTCtaaccaaaagaaaacatatcgtattaatttatattaaccagaaaaaaaaattcacagtAAAATAGTGATCCCTTTTAATTTCTTGGTTAGCAATCATTTTCATTGGATCACATTAAATAGAATAATTTTGTAACAGTCCAGAAAAATCAGTGGAtgatctataaataaaaaagttttcaCCCAAAAATTGATAAGAGAAATAAGGTGGaatacagttacaaaaaaaaaaaaaaaaaaaaaggtggaatagtttttcaaagaaaaagaaataaggTGGAATAAAGTTGTGGGGTGATGTGTAACATGTCTAAATAATACCAATAATAATGGTGGAAAATGGAAATCCCGTTTGCTGTGTTGGTGGGAGCGGTTCATGCACCTAGCTTGTTCTGTCGTGTAATTAAAGCCAGACGATGGAACACATGTGTCTGAGACAAATGATCCTGACTGTCCATATGAGATCTAAGATCTTGTGGTCAATCCCTGCGTGAATCGACGGTTATCATCGACCCTAACAAATGTAACGATCTTCTATTGCTTGTTACTTcctgtgtttttgtttttttctttcccatGCAAGGCAAGTTACGCAATAATTCTACTTATAGTAACTCCTACATGTACTGATGCACATACGCTTTTCCATAGCTTATGCCACTAAACAAATTTTGCGACCTAACCGCTCGTTTCATATAAATACATTATGATGATTTCCACTAGAAAATTTTCGagaattatttatcaaaaaattttttttttcgagaATTAGCATTATATAGATAACTAAGTTTAACGATAAGGAATCAAACCCACCATGCTATATCAATAAATTCGTTAGCGTGTTAGTTGCTACAATATATTTAATCGTTAATTTGAATGCATGTGTGAAACTGGAATTTGCACCGAGACAATAAGACAAATTTGAATATTGAATGtatacacacatatatgtatatatagacaAGTACACATAAATTGGGAGTTGAAAATATGAAGAATTTCctcaatgtatatatatatatatatatatatgtagtatAAGTTAAAAGAAGAGGATGGGCCACAAGTTGCTATATAAATCCGTCCACTTCTTGCGTAGTATTACTTGAGTTCTGATTGGGCAGTAGTACCATTGCCATTTCTCACACATaccatctctttctctcatcatcaatcatcaatcatctaaaagaaaaaagaaagccCTATAGTTCATTTTTGTAAGCTTTTCTCAGTTACTCTCCATTCCCATTTCAACAGCTTCCCCATCTCTATTTCTCTATGGATTCTGACATAATGAACATGATGCAACAAATGGAGAAGCTTCCAGAGTTCTGTAACACAAACCCCTTTTTCATcgaccacaacaacaacaacaacacttaTCCTTTTCTGTCCAACTCAAACCATAACCATCCTGACTCAATGACCTATGAACCCGGTTTCCGGTACGGTTCCGGATTACTCGCCAacccttcttctctctctcccacCACAGCTTACTCTTCCGTTTTGCAAGACAAAAGAAACAATAGCACGAACATGGCAGCTATGCGAGAGATGATCTTTCGTATCGCCGTGATGCAACCGATACATATCGATCCTGAGTCAGTAAAGCCACCTAAGAGGAGGAACGTGAGGATCTCTAAAGATCCACAGAGTGTGGCTGCTAGGCACCGAAGGGAGAGGATAAGCGAGAGGATTCGGATTTTGCAACGGCTTGTTCCTGGTGGAACCAAGATGGATACAGCTTCCATGCTCGACGAAGCTATTCATTACGTGAAGTTTCTAAAGAAACAAGTGCAGTCCCTGGAGGAGCAAGCGGTGGTTAACAGCGGGGGAGGAGGTAGGGTTCTGGTCGGCGGTGGTGGAGTCACGGGGGCGGTGAGTGGTGGAGGCGGAGGAGGAGTGGTTATGAAAGGGTGTGGAGCGATAGGGACTCATCAGATGGTGGGCAATGCACAGATTCTTAGATGATGATATTTAACTTTACTATTATTATATTGATGTTCAAGAAAAAGATGATTCCAGGGACggtaaaattaatttcaaataaaaaaagaggaACTATAAGTCTTTTGACTTTATATTTTCCTGCTTAGGGCATGCATGTGATGGTTCTAATGTCAGTCTCTCCATGGGTTTTGGAGTGGGTTGTAAATTAGAAACTACTATCATATATCGTATTTTTGTTAATGAAATAATTTCAAGCATATAGTGATAGATGTTATCAGCTTCAGGCTTCTGTGCGACCTTTTTGTTGTTGCCACactaaatatatgtttatttcaACCTATTTCAAGCATATAGTGATAGATGCTTACTTATTTCAACCTATTCAAGCATATAGTGATAGATGCTTACTTATTTCAACCTATTTCAAGCATATAGTGATAGATGCTTACTTATTTAAACCTAAATGTTTATTTCAAGCTTGGCAATCTAAAAACGGAAACATTCCCAATCATCAGAGGTCcttaatgtttctttttataagtATAGTAGTGAATTGATGGTGGTGCTTTGCTCATTTATCTTTTTACATGGATCGGACCATAATTAAATACatgttttttcaaaacaaaatagcTTTCGAATTTCGAATGTcacttttgaattttcttttaaagcCCATTGGATGACGAAGAATAATAGCTTATCAATGTTCTTTAAGATAAAACCAATAATAAAGCCCAGCCCAGCTCATTAAAAATTGAAGGATGATGATCACATCTCTTATAATATTTACTACACCGTGGGCTCATCGTCGGATCTCACCACACCCGAAAAGCCTCAACAAGGTCGAGGGTCCATAAATAAATGGTGAGCATTAATTAGAACTCCTCAAGAAGCGAAGCTTCACAGCTGTATAATCTCTCAAGTCACCTCATCTCATGTGACCACCTGCTGCTACTCTCTTATTCTTATTACTCGCTGCCTGCCTCTCATCTCTAGCATTGCCATGGCAGCTCCGTCTCTTAACCTCCTCCTTACCAttgtctctcttctcttcatttCACTCCCGAGATTTGAATCTCTCCCCGAAAACCCTTCCGTGGTTCTCCTAGGCGACGGACTCGAATGGGCGACCTCTCACGGCGACGCATTCGACTTTGAAAGCTTTGAAGATGCAGAAGAGGAAGATGACGACGTCGGTGTTGCTGTTGCAGATCGACGGTCATTGTACTGGAAGAGGAGGAGATACTACATCTCGTACGGTGCATTGTCAGCGAACAGAGTCCCGTGTCCTCCAAGATCTGGAAGATCTTACTACACTCACAACTGCTTCAGAGCTAGAGGTCCAGTTCATCCCTACACTCGAGGCTGCTCCTCCATCACTCGTTGCCGGAGGTAGAAACAAAACATCTGCTCTGCTTTTGTCCGTCCCCTGGTATTTTCGTAATATTGTTGTAAACCGTGATTTAATTACGTTCCTACAACTTAATTAAGACATaggattattattattattattacagtGCTATTTCAATGTATCAAACATTATGGTGATTACTGAGGTCACGTGGTTTTTGGGTTTGTAATTTCGCCTACTGAACTTGTGTTTTTTGTCGGTtggttttaaattattatttttgtactACTGTTTATGAACTTAAAGTCAcatgtatttggatttttctatgTATGATAATGTTCCCAACCTTTCCAATTTTCATATCTCATCTAAAATTATACATGGTTCGGATGTGGTTCTCATTAGTCTCATTGGGCAgctacgtttttttttttatcaaaccaagCTTTTCACTACTTCTAACACAATCAGTCTACAGAGTTTCCAACGACAGAGGGGTTATTTGACAAAAGGAACAGAGCGTTCTTCGCTAACAGGTCAGCCGGACCATTACATTTGCGAGAAATAAACTTAAAAGAGATAGAGGAGAAGGAGTTACTCAACACGCCGAGGTCATGGAGTATCCCTCTAATAGCGGTCACGTTCTTGTTTCCTGTGATCGCGTCAATAAGAACCTTAGAATCTGNNNNNNNNNNNNNNNNNNNNNNNNNNNNNNNNNNNNNNNNNNNNNNNNNNNNNNNNNNNNNNNNNNNNNNNNNNNNNNNNNNNNNNNNNNNNNNNNNNNNACAGTCAAGCCTAGTCAAGCGTGTTCCTGGCTAGTCAACAAACTGATCAAAATGAGGCCTCTGATGTTTCCCCTTATAAAGATGAAGGTGGAAAACGGAAGATCGGCACTGTTCTGGCATCATAACTGGGCTCCTCAAGGCTGTATTGAAGCGCTAAAGGCATCCTCAAACTCGAGACTTGGTATCCCTCACAGAGCAACGGTGGCTTCGCTGTGTCGGAATGGTAACTGGTGCCTCCCACCTGCACGATCAGAAGCAGCCATTGAACTCTATGTTTTCCTCACAACAATTCAGCTGACATCAAATGAGGACTCATATGAATGGAGCCTCCTGGGAAATAAAGAAGGAAGATACTCAACTGGTTCAGCCTACACTTACTTGAAAGGTGAAATGGATGATCAAACTTGGACAAAGGCGATCTGGTTTCCAAGATCGATTCCACGCCACTCATTCCATTCTTGGCTCGTGTACTTGAATCGCTGCCCTACGCGTGACAGGATGATTGGTTGGGGACTATGTGTTGATCCGGTTTGTCTACTCTGCAACTCGCAACCGGAATCACGAGATCACTTGTTCTACGACTGTGACTTTAGTTTCGATCTATGGACCAGAGTCTCTACTCGATGCCGCCTTCAACCTTTGCGCTCATGGGGTCTTACTGTGGCACATATGGAGTCACTGAGTGGGAATAAAGCAACTCGATTGCTTACTCTCCTTGCGTGGCAGGCGACAACTTACTGGCTTTGGAATGAACGGAATGGAAGACTGCATGCAACTGGAACCCGTTCGGTGGCTGTGATCTTCAAGGCGATTGATCATCAAATCAGGAACAAGATCCAGAGCTTCAGAGAGACAAATCCTAATCTATCTTCTGTGATGATGCAACTCTGGTTTGCGACTGCCTAGCTTCAGACCGATCAGTTCTCCTCCATTCATTACTCTCCCGTGACTTCTCTCCTTCTCATAACCTTTCCATCAACCAACTACCAACAAACGTGACAATTTAATTCACTTGGGCCTCTGGCAGATCAGATGTGCACATGCTAGTTCAGAATGAGAATCCTTCTAGggctttatttttattttcacttgGGCCTTGCCTACAGAACACTGCCTAAGGGCCTGTAtcattttcagtttatttattttaatgcaATGAaagccagttacaaaaaaaaaaaaaaaaggttgttttttttttatttcatctaCTTCGTGACATATCAAGATTATGCGgctgataaataaaaatatcatctaGAGgataaaagttataaataaaaatgaaactgTTTATCTCTATTTGCATTTGCAATTTggtaaattatttgtttgttttcctCCTCATTGTTGGGAATGATATCGGCTTGTCAGATGCCGCAGATgattattctttatttttcgATTTCATCATAAATACTTTGGTTAATGAACAAGCTGcgaaaaacaaaaatgaaaaacaaaaagttgACAATTTACATATAAACTTAAAGCACGCCAGAAGGAAAGTCAGTGGCAGTAAGCAACAAAAGTATTcaataaaatatgcattaacaaaataaaatatgagttaacaaaataaaataaatagactGAGGTCGTTCTCTGATCGGCCTTGAGAAGCGTGCCATCGATAGGACTCGATGTCAAGTGCGATCCGATAAATCATCATCCATTATTTATAGGCTCTAAATGGTGACCAAAGGAATGAGTGGGAATAGGTAATTCCTCTTTATTCCTCAAATTTTACACCATTCATAtggaatattattttcttaatgttccttctcattccttttaatttaaggaattatagagtaaaaatattCCTTATAAAATCTGGCAAGGAACAAGAAGGAATAAGTATTCCTATTATTTTGTTCCTCTGCATTCCATTCCTCTTTGTTCCTATTATTCCATTtgtggtcaccagttagagccaTAGTATATACTAGTATTGTTTTGACTgttgataaaaagaaacaatACTATTgtttttactatattatttttgtttgtccaCCATTTgttatacatttttttggtGTAAACATTTGTTATACATTTTCtaaccaaaagaaaacatatcgtattaatttatattaaccagaaaaaaaaattcacagtAAAATAGTGATCCCTTTTAATTTCTTGGTTAGCAATCATTTTCATTGGATCACATTAAATAGAATAATTTTGTAACAGTCCAGAAAAATCAGTGGAtgatctataaataaaaaagttttcaCCCAAAAATTGATAAGAGAAATAAGGTGGaatacagttacaaaaaaaaaaaaaaaaaataaggtgGAATagtttttcaaagaaaaagaaataaggTGGAATAAAGTTGTGGGGTGATGTGTAACATGTCTAAATAATACCAATAATAATGGTGGAAAATGGAAATCCCGTTTGCTGTGTTGGTGGGAGCGGTTCATGCACCTAGCTTGTTCTGTCGTGTAATTAAAGCCAGACGATGGAACACATGTGTCTGAGACAAATGATCCTGACTGTCCATATGAGATCTAAGATCTTGTGGTCAATCCCTGCGTGAATCGACGGTTATCATCGACCCTAACAAATGTAACGATCTTCTATTGCTTGTTACTTcctgtgtttttgtttttttctttcccatGCAAGGCAAGTTACGCAATAATTCTACTTATAGTAACTCCTACATGTACTGATGCACATACGCTTTTCCATAGCTTATGCCACTAAACAAATTTTGCGACCTAACCGCTCGTTTCATATAAATACATTATGATGATTTCCACTAGAAAATTTTCGagaattatttatcaaaaaattttttttttcgagaATTAGCATTATATAGATAACTAAGTTTAACGATAAGGAATCAAACCCACCATGCTATATCAATAAATTCGTTAGCGTGTTAGTTGCTACAATATATTTAATCGTTAATTTGAATGCATGTGTGAAACTGGAATTTGCACCGAGACAATAAGACAAATTTGAATATTGAATGtatacacacatatatgtatatatagacaAGTACACATAAATTGGGAGTTGAAAATATGAAGAATTTCctcaatgtatatatatatatatatatatatgtagtatAAGTTAAAAGAAGAGGATGGGCCACAAGTTGCTATATAAATCCGTCCACTTCTTGCGTAGTATTACTTGAGTTCTGATTGGGCAGTAGTACCATTGCCATTTCTCACACATaccatctctttctctcatcatcaatcatcaatcatctaaaagaaaaaagaaagccCTATAGTTCATTTTTGTAAGCTTTTCTCAGTTACTCTCCATTCCCATTTCAACAGCTTCCCCATCTCTATTTCTCTATGGATTCTGACATAATGAACATGATGCAACAAATGGAGAAGCTTCCAGAGTTCTGTAACACAAACCCCTTTTTCATcgaccacaacaacaacaacaacacttaTCCTTTTCTGTCCAACTCAAACCATAACCATCCTGACTCAATGACCTATGAACCCGGTTTCCGGTACGGTTCCGGATTACTCGCCAacccttcttctctctctcccacCACAGCTTACTCTTCCGTTTTGCAAGACAAAAGAAACAATAGCACGAACATGGCAGCTATGCGAGAGATGATCTTTCGTATCGCCGTGATGCAACCGATACATATCGATCCTGAGTCAGTAAAGCCACCTAAGAGGAGGAACGTGAGGATCTCTAAAGATCCACAGAGTGTGGCTGCTAGGCACCGAAGGGAGAGGATAAGCGAGAGGATTCGGATTTTGCAACGGCTTGTTCCTGGTGGAACCAAGATGGATACAGCTTCCATGCTCGACGAAGCTATTCATTACGTGAAGTTTCTAAAGAAACAAGTGCAGTCCCTGGAGGAGCAAGCGGTGGTTAACAGCGGGGGAGGAGGTAGGGTTCTGGTTAATAGAGatcgagagcaaagagataTTTTGGTAAACTGATCTCTTATTTTCCACAAAATGGCAATGAGTTTGTTACAGTCAATATATACAATTACAACCTGTAAACCAAACTTGGATCAAGTAAACCAGCTAATCTAATCTAGACTAAACCGGTAGTAAACCATATACATTAATAGcccccctcaagatggaggtGCATAGATGTTGATCACACCCATCTTGCTCATGTTATTCCGGAATGGAGCTGGATATAACGCCTTCGTAAGCATGTCAGCTAACTGATCACCTGTACGCACAAACATCGTCTTCACAATACCCTTCACAAGACACTCACGAACCTTATAGCAATCAAACTCAACATGTTTGGTTCTTTCGTGGAACACAGAGTTACTTGCTATATGGAGTGCAGCCGTATTATCACCATAGAGATATGCAGGAAGTTTAAAAGGAACACGCAGAAACTTCAACACCTGTGTGAGCCAAAGAATCTCCTTACTCGCTACACACATCGCACGAAACTCTGCTTCAGCCGAACTTAGTGACACAGTGTCTTGTTTCTTTGATCGCCAAGACACCAATGAGTTGCCAAGAAACATTGCATATCCTGTTACTGAACGCCTATCATCAGTGCAAGCTCCCCAATCTGAATCTGAAAATGCTCTCAAGTCAAAGTTGTTGTCAGTCCCATAGAGGAGACCCTGACCAATAGAGCCTTTCAAGTATCTCAAGACTTTGTGAAGTGCCTTAAGATGAGTATCACGCGGTTCAGAAGCGAATTGAGAAAGCTTTGACACCGCAAAAGTGATGTCAGGCCTCGTAATGGTAAGATATTGTAGCTTCCCAATCAACTTCCTGTATTGTCGTCTGTCTTCCAACACAATCCCTTCTTCCTTTGATAACTTCTGATTAGGTTCCATGGGTATCGACGATGGTTTGCAATCAGAAAAACCTGTAGCTTCCAACAAATCCAACACGTACTTCCGTTGATTAATAGAAATTCCTTCACTTGATCTCGCCACTTCAATACCAAGGAAGAATTTAGGAACTCCAAGATCACGCAACTGGAACGCTGATGCAAGCTTCTCTACTAACACTTGAGCATCTTCCATTCGCGTACTTGCAATGATAATGTCATCGACGTAGACACTTACCACTACAAAGAAACCATTATGTTCCTGTAAAAACAGAGTATGTTCACCAGGACACTGCTCAAAGCCAAGAGTCATTAGTGTAGTAGAGAACTTGAGAAACCATTGGCGTGAGGCCTGCTTCAATCCATAAATAGATTTATGGAGTCGACAGACAGCCGTTGGAGAGATTTCTTCACCTTGAATCTCTGCATAACCCGGTGGAACTTTCATATA is a genomic window containing:
- the LOC130495534 gene encoding uncharacterized protein LOC130495534, which produces MKVENGRSALFWHHNWAPQGCIEALKASSNSRLGIPHRATVASLCRNGNWCLPPARSEAAIELYVFLTTIQLTSNEDSYEWSLLGNKEGRYSTGSAYTYLKGEMDDQTWTKAIWFPRSIPRHSFHSWLVYLNRCPTRDRMIGWGLCVDPVCLLCNSQPESRDHLFYDCDFSFDLWTRVSTRCRLQPLRSWGLTVAHMESLSGNKATRLLTLLAWQATTYWLWNERNGRLHATGTRSVAVIFKAIDHQIRNKIQSFRETNPNLSSVMMQLWFATA
- the LOC130496326 gene encoding protein RALF-like 34 is translated as MAAPSLNLLLTIVSLLFISLPRFESLPENPSVVLLGDGLEWATSHGDAFDFESFEDAEEEDDDVGVAVADRRSLYWKRRRYYISYGALSANRVPCPPRSGRSYYTHNCFRARGPVHPYTRGCSSITRCRR
- the LOC108834329 gene encoding transcription factor HEC1; this encodes MDSDIMNMMQQMEKLPEFCNTNPFFIDHNNNNNTYPFLSNSNHNHPDSMTYEPGFRYGSGLLANPSSLSPTTAYSSVLQDKRNNSTNMAAMREMIFRIAVMQPIHIDPESVKPPKRRNVRISKDPQSVAARHRRERISERIRILQRLVPGGTKMDTASMLDEAIHYVKFLKKQVQSLEEQAVVNSGGGGRVLVGGGGVTGAVSGGGGGGVVMKGCGAIGTHQMVGNAQILR
- the LOC130495535 gene encoding transcription factor HEC1-like; this translates as MDSDIMNMMQQMEKLPEFCNTNPFFIDHNNNNNTYPFLSNSNHNHPDSMTYEPGFRYGSGLLANPSSLSPTTAYSSVLQDKRNNSTNMAAMREMIFRIAVMQPIHIDPESVKPPKRRNVRISKDPQSVAARHRRERISERIRILQRLVPGGTKMDTASMLDEAIHYVKFLKKQVQSLEEQAVVNSGGGGRVLVNRDREQRDILVN